One stretch of Sporichthya brevicatena DNA includes these proteins:
- a CDS encoding MoaD/ThiS family protein — translation MAIEVRIPTILRQYTGGEKAVNGEGKTLDELFDDLESRHAGLRARLVDENGLRRFVNVYLNDEDVRFLGGLQTELKDGDSVTVLPAVAGG, via the coding sequence ATGGCGATCGAGGTCCGGATCCCGACGATCCTGCGCCAGTACACCGGCGGCGAGAAGGCCGTGAACGGCGAGGGCAAGACGCTCGACGAGCTGTTCGACGACCTCGAGAGCCGTCACGCGGGCCTGCGCGCCCGGCTCGTGGACGAGAACGGCCTGCGCCGCTTCGTCAACGTGTACCTGAACGACGAGGACGTCCGCTTCCTCGGCGGGCTGCAGACCGAGCTCAAGGACGGCGACAGCGTCACGGTCCTCCCGGCCGTGGCCGGCGGCTGA